A stretch of the Aegilops tauschii subsp. strangulata cultivar AL8/78 chromosome 4, Aet v6.0, whole genome shotgun sequence genome encodes the following:
- the LOC109737731 gene encoding dirigent protein 1 isoform X2 yields the protein MANSTALILLISSVLLAAAAYIRREPGHADGSFADAHLHFYMHDAYGGPRPTAALIVTGREPLPLPSDDGATDQETTSSSPRRFGDIAVMNNALTEGPERGSARVGTAQGFTVRVAEHGAVNDLSLHLVLEAGGYGGSSLAVKGRVDTGAAVRESIIVGGTGRFRFATGYALSRSYDYDVASGGVVEIDVSGSHMPSRWMK from the exons ATGGCTAACTCGACCGCCTTGATCCTTCTGATCTCATCGGTCCTGCTAGCCGCAGCTGCCTACATCCGCCGTGAGCCAGGCCACGCGGACGGAAGCTTCGCCGACGCACACCTCCACTTCTACATGCACGACGCCTACGGCGGCCCGCGCCCCACGGCCGCGCTCATCGTCACTGGAAGGGAGCCGCTCCCACTACCGTCTGACGACGGCGCCACCGACCAGGAGACAACCTCCTCCTCCCCGCGGAGGTTCGGCGACATCGCCGTGATGAACAACGCGCTCACGGAGGGGCCCGAGCGCGGCAGCGCACGAGTCGGCACGGCGCAGGGGTTCACCGTGCGCGTCGCGGAGCACGGCGCCGTGAACGACCTAAGCCTGCACCTCGTGCTCGAGGCCGGCGGGTACGGGGGGAGCTCGCTGGCGGTGAAGGGCAGGGTGGACACGGGCGCCGCGGTGCGGGAGTCCATAATCGTCGGCGGCACCGGCCGCTTCCGCTTCGCGACGGGCTACGCGCTGAGCAGGAGCTACGACTACGACGTCGCCAGCGGAGGAGTCGTGGAGATCGATGT GTCTGGGTCCCACATGCCATCACGTTGGATGAAATag
- the LOC109737731 gene encoding dirigent protein 1 isoform X3: MANSTALILLISSVLLAAAAYIRREPGHADGSFADAHLHFYMHDAYGGPRPTAALIVTGREPLPLPSDDGATDQETTSSSPRRFGDIAVMNNALTEGPERGSARVGTAQGFTVRVAEHGAVNDLSLHLVLEAGGYGGSSLAVKGRVDTGAAVRESIIVGGTGRFRFATGYALSRSYDYDVASGGVVEIDVYVQLRRV; this comes from the coding sequence ATGGCTAACTCGACCGCCTTGATCCTTCTGATCTCATCGGTCCTGCTAGCCGCAGCTGCCTACATCCGCCGTGAGCCAGGCCACGCGGACGGAAGCTTCGCCGACGCACACCTCCACTTCTACATGCACGACGCCTACGGCGGCCCGCGCCCCACGGCCGCGCTCATCGTCACTGGAAGGGAGCCGCTCCCACTACCGTCTGACGACGGCGCCACCGACCAGGAGACAACCTCCTCCTCCCCGCGGAGGTTCGGCGACATCGCCGTGATGAACAACGCGCTCACGGAGGGGCCCGAGCGCGGCAGCGCACGAGTCGGCACGGCGCAGGGGTTCACCGTGCGCGTCGCGGAGCACGGCGCCGTGAACGACCTAAGCCTGCACCTCGTGCTCGAGGCCGGCGGGTACGGGGGGAGCTCGCTGGCGGTGAAGGGCAGGGTGGACACGGGCGCCGCGGTGCGGGAGTCCATAATCGTCGGCGGCACCGGCCGCTTCCGCTTCGCGACGGGCTACGCGCTGAGCAGGAGCTACGACTACGACGTCGCCAGCGGAGGAGTCGTGGAGATCGATGTGTACGTGCAGCTTCGACGAGTTTAa
- the LOC109737732 gene encoding LOW QUALITY PROTEIN: daphnetin O-methyltransferase 1 (The sequence of the model RefSeq protein was modified relative to this genomic sequence to represent the inferred CDS: inserted 1 base in 1 codon) — MTQSIASKRAHHVFSMQLVASRDVLPKNNKCMVFIYIGALAQAVNKHTTPPSEIYNTMAAQAPTMAVPTDTQLIQAQAGLWRHSLCHLTAIALRCAVQLGIPTAIHRLGVTXLPDLVTALSLPPSKTPYLGHVLRLLATSGALASPEEGTYTLIPLSYLLVDGVFIDGEASQKAIVLATTSRHYIDAALGLADWFKKDIAPPPSPFEDVHGATLFEESMALLDPESDKVFHEALAAHDHLGINTILRECHDLFKGVQSLTDCCGGDGTTARAIVKAFPHIKCNVLDLRKVIEKVPSDGIVNYVAGDLFHTIPPAQAVMLKLVLHFWSDEDCINILAQCKKAIPSREMGGKVIVIDIVVGSSSKEMLETQLLVDMLMLVCTRGRQRDENDWSTIFTKAGFSDYKIIKKLGPRGVIEVYP; from the exons ATGACCCAATCGATAGCGTCAAAACGGGCACACCACGTGTTTTCAATGCAGTTGGTTGCTAGTAGAGATGTACTACCTAAAAATAATAAATGCATGGTGTTCATATATATTGGTGCTCTGGCTCAAGCAGTTAACAAACACACAACACCGCCTTCAGAGATATACAACACAATGGCAGCTCAAGCCCCGACAATGGCAGTCCCTACGGACAcccagctgattcaggcgcaggcTGGCCTATGGCGCCATAGCCTGTGCCACCTCACAGCCATAGCACTCAGGTGCGCCGTCCAGCTCGGTATCCCTACTGCGATTCACCGACTCGGCGTCA AGTTGCCTGATCTTGTCACTGCACTGTCCCTCCCACCATCTAAGACGCCATACCTTGGCCATGTCTTGCGGTTGTTGGCCACATCAGGCGCCTTAGCGTCCCCTGAGGAGGGGACCTACACCCTCATCCCGCTATCATACCTCCTGGTGGATGGTGTATTCATTGATGGTGAGGCCAGCCAGAAGGCCATTGTGCTTGCCACGACCTCAAGACATTACATAGATGCGGCCTTGGGGCTAGCTGACTGGTTCAAGAAGGACATTGCACCACCGCCATCACCATTTGAAGATGTGCATGGTGCCACACTCTTCGAGGAGAGTATGGCGCTCCTAGACCCAGAGTCAGACAAGGTGTTCCATGAAGCTTTGGCTGCCCATGACCATTTGGGGATCAACACCATATTGCGGGAATGCCATGACTTATTCAAGGGGGTGCAGTCACTCACAGACTGTTGTGGTGGTGATGGAACGACAGCTAGGGCTATTGTCAAGGCCTTCCCGCATATCAAGTGCAATGTGTTGGACCTTCGGAAGGTGATCGAGAAAGTCCCAAGTGATGGTATAGTTAACTATGTCGCTGGTGACCTATTCCATACCATTCCACCTGCTCAAGCTGTGATGCTTAAG CTTGTTCTGCACTTCTGGAGCGATGAAGATTGCATCAATATCCTGGCTCAATGCAAGAAGGCCATTCCGTCCCGCGAAATGGGGGGAAAGGTTATTGTCATAGATATAGTAGTCGGCTCATCATCCAAAGAAATGTTAGAAACCCAACTGTTGGTGGATATGCTCATGTTGGTATGTACAAGAGGACGGCAACGCGATGAAAATGACTGGAGCACAATCTTTACAAAAGCAGGATTTAGCGACTATAAAATCATCAAGAAACTGGGACCTCGAGGTGTCATCGAGGTATATCCATAA
- the LOC109737731 gene encoding dirigent protein 1 isoform X1 has protein sequence MANSTALILLISSVLLAAAAYIRREPGHADGSFADAHLHFYMHDAYGGPRPTAALIVTGREPLPLPSDDGATDQETTSSSPRRFGDIAVMNNALTEGPERGSARVGTAQGFTVRVAEHGAVNDLSLHLVLEAGGYGGSSLAVKGRVDTGAAVRESIIVGGTGRFRFATGYALSRSYDYDVASGGVVEIDVETSVSLVVPRGLRRLACYLSYDLVPSAGSYR, from the exons ATGGCTAACTCGACCGCCTTGATCCTTCTGATCTCATCGGTCCTGCTAGCCGCAGCTGCCTACATCCGCCGTGAGCCAGGCCACGCGGACGGAAGCTTCGCCGACGCACACCTCCACTTCTACATGCACGACGCCTACGGCGGCCCGCGCCCCACGGCCGCGCTCATCGTCACTGGAAGGGAGCCGCTCCCACTACCGTCTGACGACGGCGCCACCGACCAGGAGACAACCTCCTCCTCCCCGCGGAGGTTCGGCGACATCGCCGTGATGAACAACGCGCTCACGGAGGGGCCCGAGCGCGGCAGCGCACGAGTCGGCACGGCGCAGGGGTTCACCGTGCGCGTCGCGGAGCACGGCGCCGTGAACGACCTAAGCCTGCACCTCGTGCTCGAGGCCGGCGGGTACGGGGGGAGCTCGCTGGCGGTGAAGGGCAGGGTGGACACGGGCGCCGCGGTGCGGGAGTCCATAATCGTCGGCGGCACCGGCCGCTTCCGCTTCGCGACGGGCTACGCGCTGAGCAGGAGCTACGACTACGACGTCGCCAGCGGAGGAGTCGTGGAGATCGATGT agagacgtcagtctcgctagtagttccgcgtggacttcgacgtttagcttgttacctcagctacgatcttgtgccctcggcagggtcttatagatag